Proteins co-encoded in one Anguilla anguilla isolate fAngAng1 chromosome 16, fAngAng1.pri, whole genome shotgun sequence genomic window:
- the LOC118214937 gene encoding ras-related and estrogen-regulated growth inhibitor-like protein: MVLKFSNPAEFTTAMTGPNALKMDVNIVMLGTDNVGKSALTVRFLTRRFIGEYGDIESIYSHNVIVDGKEIAFGIWDSPYSQERLSESSAQEKQTQWADGFVLVYSICDRASFNAVAKLVQRVRAARDCAGAERTPIVIVGNKRDLHHRRTVTSEEGRLLALTTDCQFYEVSAAENYHGVLMVFHGLADRIREARSAAKKPAGIKGIVKSMSAVFTRKRTDSL; this comes from the exons ATGGTACTGAAGTTTTCGAACCCTGCCGAATTTACAACAGCAATGACTGGACCTAATGCTTTGAAGATGGATGTAAATATAGTTATGTTGGGCACAGATAACGTTGGGAAATCTG CGCTTACGGTCCGTTTCCTGACCAGGAGATTTATCGGAGAATACGGAGATATCG AATCCATCTACAGTCATAATGTTATTGTGGACGGAAAGGAGATTGCCTTTGGTATCTGGGACTCCCCGTATTCGCAG GAGCGGCTCAGCGAGAGCTCGGCGCAGGAGAAGCAGACGCAGTGGGCCGACGGCTTCGTCCTGGTGTACAGCATCTGCGACCGGGCCAGCTTCAACGCCGTGGCCAAGCTGGTCCAGCGCGTCAGGGCCGCCCGGGACTGCGCCGGCGCGGAGAGGACGCCCATCGTCATCGTGGGCAACAAGCGGGACCTGCACCACCGGCGGACAGTGACCAGCGAGGAGGGCCGGCTGCTGGCGCTCACCACGGACTGCCAGTTCTACGAGGTGTCGGCGGCCGAGAACTACCACGGAGTGCTGATGGTGTTCCACGGCCTGGCCGACCGAATCCGGGAGGCCCGGTCGGCCGCCAAGAAGCCGGCGGGCATCAAGGGCATCGTGAAGAGCATGTCGGCCGTCTTCACCCGCAAGCGGACCGACTCGCTGTGA